One stretch of Amycolatopsis tolypomycina DNA includes these proteins:
- a CDS encoding ABC transporter ATP-binding protein: MPEPILSVTDLKKYFPVRTGILFKRTIGQVKAVDGVSFDLMPGETLGVVGESGCGKSTLAQVLMRLEEPTGGTAKFEGRDIFAMRGAELRKLRREIQIVLQDPYTSLNPRMTVGDIIGEPFEIHPDVAPKGSRAGKVRELLDVVGLNPEHLNRYPHQFSGGQRQRIGIARALALRPKVIICDEPVSALDVSIQAQVMNLLGDLQGEFGLSYVFIAHDLSVVRHLSNRVAVMYLGKIVELGTDEEIYERPSHPYTQALLSAVPVADPAVRGRRQVIRLTGDVPSPLDPPSGCRFRTRCWKAEDRCATEVPDLAPRTDGHLSACHFAEQKSVVP, from the coding sequence GTGCCTGAGCCGATCCTTTCGGTCACCGACCTGAAGAAGTACTTCCCGGTCCGCACCGGGATCCTCTTCAAGCGCACGATCGGGCAGGTCAAGGCCGTCGACGGCGTCTCGTTCGACCTGATGCCGGGCGAGACGCTCGGCGTCGTCGGCGAGTCCGGCTGCGGGAAGTCGACGCTCGCCCAGGTCCTGATGCGCCTCGAGGAACCGACCGGCGGCACCGCGAAGTTCGAGGGCCGCGACATCTTCGCGATGCGCGGGGCCGAGCTGCGGAAGCTGCGGCGCGAGATCCAGATCGTGCTGCAGGACCCGTACACCTCGCTCAACCCGCGCATGACGGTCGGTGACATCATCGGCGAGCCGTTCGAGATCCACCCCGACGTCGCCCCCAAGGGCTCGCGCGCGGGGAAGGTGCGGGAACTGCTCGACGTGGTCGGGCTCAACCCCGAGCACCTCAACCGCTACCCGCACCAGTTCTCCGGCGGCCAGCGCCAGCGCATCGGCATCGCGCGGGCGCTCGCGCTGCGGCCCAAGGTGATCATCTGCGACGAGCCGGTGTCCGCCTTGGACGTCTCCATCCAGGCCCAGGTGATGAACCTGCTCGGCGACCTGCAGGGCGAGTTCGGCCTGTCCTACGTCTTCATCGCGCACGACCTTTCGGTGGTGCGGCACCTGTCCAACCGGGTCGCGGTGATGTACCTCGGCAAGATCGTCGAGCTCGGCACCGACGAGGAGATCTACGAACGACCGTCCCACCCGTACACCCAGGCGCTGCTGTCGGCGGTCCCGGTGGCGGACCCGGCCGTGCGCGGGCGCCGCCAGGTGATCCGGCTGACCGGCGACGTCCCGAGCCCCCTGGATCCCCCGTCCGGGTGCCGGTTCCGGACCCGGTGCTGGAAGGCCGAGGACCGGTGCGCCACCGAGGTGCCGGACCTGGCGCCCAGGACGGACGGCCACTTGTCAGCTTGTCACTTCGCCGAGCAGAAGTCGGTTGTTCCATAA
- a CDS encoding ABC transporter ATP-binding protein — MSDNELLLEVEDLHVEFRTSDGVANVLNGVGYAVHAGETLAVLGESGSGKSVTAQTVMGILDMPPGVITAGAVRWRGEDLLTASAERRREVRGSEIAMIFQDALSALNPVFTVGFQIEEQLRIRLGMSKKDARKRAIELLDTVRIPAAGRRVKDYPHQFSGGMRQRAMIAMSLALDPDLLIADEPTTALDVTVQAQIMDLLHEIQAERKMGLVLITHDLGVVAEVADRIAVMYAGRIVEQADAVELFRAPAHPYTAALMDSLPRLDLKGQTLETIKGLPPSLLAIPPGCPFHPRCKRAEAKCSEEVPPQHAIGFGRTSACHFAEEVVSSRA; from the coding sequence TTGTCCGACAACGAACTCCTGCTCGAAGTGGAAGACCTGCACGTCGAGTTCCGGACGTCCGACGGCGTGGCGAACGTGCTCAACGGCGTCGGCTACGCGGTGCACGCCGGCGAGACGCTGGCCGTGCTCGGGGAGTCCGGCTCCGGCAAGAGCGTCACCGCGCAGACGGTGATGGGCATCCTCGACATGCCGCCCGGCGTGATCACCGCCGGCGCCGTGCGCTGGCGCGGCGAGGACCTGCTGACGGCGTCCGCCGAACGCCGTCGCGAGGTGCGCGGCAGCGAGATCGCGATGATATTCCAGGACGCGCTGTCCGCGCTGAACCCAGTGTTCACCGTGGGCTTCCAGATCGAGGAACAGCTGCGCATCCGCCTCGGCATGAGCAAGAAGGACGCCCGGAAGCGGGCGATCGAACTGCTGGACACGGTGCGGATCCCCGCGGCCGGACGCCGGGTCAAGGACTACCCGCACCAGTTCTCCGGCGGGATGCGCCAGCGCGCGATGATCGCCATGTCGCTGGCGCTCGACCCGGACCTGCTCATCGCCGACGAGCCGACCACCGCCCTCGACGTCACCGTGCAGGCCCAGATCATGGACCTCCTGCACGAGATCCAGGCCGAACGCAAGATGGGCCTCGTCCTCATCACCCACGACCTGGGCGTGGTCGCCGAGGTCGCCGACCGGATCGCGGTGATGTACGCGGGCCGGATCGTCGAGCAGGCCGACGCCGTCGAGCTGTTCCGCGCGCCGGCCCACCCGTACACCGCCGCGCTGATGGACTCCCTGCCCCGGCTCGACCTCAAAGGACAGACGCTGGAAACCATCAAGGGCCTGCCGCCCAGCCTGCTGGCCATCCCGCCCGGCTGCCCGTTCCACCCGCGGTGCAAGCGGGCCGAAGCGAAGTGTTCGGAAGAGGTCCCGCCGCAGCACGCGATCGGCTTCGGCCGCACGAGCGCGTGCCACTTCGCCGAAGAGGTGGTGAGTTCGCGTGCCTGA
- a CDS encoding ABC transporter permease — MTDPNLVGGGGADAAELSRVDDSATGPQKPRSLWSDAWRQLRRKPAVIASAVIILLILLIAIAPGLFSSREAGFSDLAHANEGPSADAWFGYDNQGQDVYARTIYGTRASVLVGVFSTLLTVLLGSVIGIIAGYYGRLVDSLLSRFGDIFAGLPFVLGAIVILTTFNAPGSNPGAVTIIVQVVCSIAVLSWPVGMRIMRSATLVAKQLDYVKAARGLGASTPRIIFRHLLPNTIAPVLVYATIALGAFIGAEATLAYLGIGVRAPVISWGVLIADSRDYFRNDPHMLLFPGAFVTLTVLAFVMLGDGIRDALDPKSR, encoded by the coding sequence ATGACTGACCCGAACCTGGTGGGTGGTGGCGGGGCCGACGCGGCCGAGCTGTCCCGTGTGGACGACTCCGCCACCGGCCCGCAGAAACCCCGCAGCCTGTGGAGCGACGCGTGGCGCCAGCTGCGCCGCAAGCCTGCCGTCATCGCCTCCGCGGTGATCATCCTGCTCATCCTGCTGATCGCGATCGCGCCCGGCCTGTTCAGCTCGCGCGAGGCGGGCTTCAGCGACCTCGCGCACGCCAACGAGGGCCCGTCCGCGGACGCCTGGTTCGGCTACGACAACCAGGGCCAGGACGTCTACGCCCGCACGATCTACGGCACCCGGGCATCGGTGCTGGTCGGGGTCTTCTCGACACTGCTGACCGTGCTGCTCGGCTCGGTGATCGGCATCATCGCCGGCTACTACGGCCGGCTCGTCGACAGCCTGCTCTCGCGCTTCGGCGACATCTTCGCCGGCCTGCCGTTCGTGCTCGGCGCGATCGTCATCCTGACGACGTTCAACGCGCCCGGCTCGAACCCCGGCGCGGTCACCATCATCGTCCAGGTGGTCTGTTCCATCGCGGTGCTGAGCTGGCCGGTCGGCATGCGGATCATGCGCTCGGCGACGCTGGTGGCCAAGCAGCTCGACTACGTCAAGGCCGCGCGCGGCCTCGGCGCGAGCACCCCGCGGATCATCTTCCGGCACCTGCTGCCGAACACGATCGCGCCGGTGCTCGTGTACGCCACCATCGCGCTCGGCGCGTTCATCGGCGCCGAGGCGACGCTCGCCTACCTCGGCATCGGCGTGCGCGCGCCGGTGATCTCGTGGGGCGTGCTGATCGCCGACTCGCGGGACTACTTCCGGAACGACCCGCACATGCTGCTGTTCCCCGGCGCCTTCGTCACCCTGACCGTGCTGGCCTTCGTGATGCTGGGCGACGGCATCCGCGACGCGCTCGATCCGAAGTCGAGGTAA
- a CDS encoding ABC transporter permease, with protein sequence MTRYVLRRLLQLIPVFFGTTFLIYVLVWAVPGDPFSGKCGQAACPQAYITQMTEKFNLDDNVFVQYFKYLGSLFTGDWGETFNGTSVGELIATSYPITLRLAVIAVVIEAVIGLTAGVLTGLRGKGFLDNLVLVSTTFLISLPVFVTAIVLQLALGSGGLGWIEASVSDDPGIGELIVPGIALGSLSMAYVARLARTSIAENRRADYVRTAIAKGQPQSRVVLVHLLRNSVIPVLTFLGTDLGALMGGAIVTEGVFNINGLGGLIFRGIQNRESATVVGVVVLLVLVYLLMSLVVDLLYAVLDPRIRYD encoded by the coding sequence ATGACCCGCTATGTCCTGCGACGGCTGCTGCAGCTGATCCCGGTGTTCTTCGGCACCACGTTCCTCATCTACGTCCTGGTCTGGGCCGTGCCCGGCGACCCGTTCTCCGGCAAGTGCGGCCAGGCCGCCTGCCCCCAGGCCTACATCACCCAGATGACCGAGAAGTTCAACCTGGACGACAACGTCTTCGTCCAGTACTTCAAGTACCTCGGGAGCCTGTTCACCGGCGACTGGGGCGAAACCTTCAACGGCACCTCCGTCGGCGAGCTGATCGCCACGTCCTACCCGATCACGCTCCGCCTCGCCGTGATCGCCGTGGTCATCGAAGCCGTCATCGGGCTCACCGCCGGCGTGCTGACCGGCCTGCGCGGCAAGGGTTTCCTCGACAACCTCGTGCTGGTCTCGACCACGTTCCTGATCTCGCTGCCGGTGTTCGTCACGGCGATCGTGCTGCAGCTCGCCCTGGGCTCCGGCGGCCTCGGCTGGATCGAGGCGAGCGTGTCGGACGACCCGGGCATCGGCGAGCTCATCGTGCCGGGCATCGCGCTCGGCAGCCTGTCCATGGCGTACGTGGCCCGCCTGGCGCGGACGAGCATCGCCGAAAACCGCCGCGCCGACTACGTGCGGACGGCGATCGCGAAGGGCCAGCCGCAGAGCCGGGTCGTGCTCGTGCACCTGCTGCGCAACTCGGTGATCCCGGTCCTCACGTTCCTCGGCACCGACCTCGGCGCCCTGATGGGCGGCGCGATCGTCACCGAAGGCGTGTTCAACATCAACGGCCTTGGCGGGCTCATCTTCCGCGGTATCCAGAACCGGGAGAGCGCCACCGTCGTCGGCGTCGTCGTCCTGCTGGTGCTGGTCTACCTGCTGATGAGCCTGGTCGTCGACCTGCTCTACGCCGTTCTCGACCCGAGGATCCGCTATGACTGA
- a CDS encoding peptide ABC transporter substrate-binding protein, translating into MRLSRRLWGPTVVMTSLALALTACGGGSGSSTGAGETDPDGTVSVYGTEPQNALVPTNINDLGGTKAIQPMFATLVGFNGADAKPSNLMAESITTTDSKVFDIKIKQGWKFHDGTEVKAHNFIDAWNYGAYAPNGQLNTDFFSNIQGYSDVHPADENAKPATDKMSGLVQKNDYEFQVTLTAPFSVFDIKIGYQAFAPLPDSFFKDPKAFEQHPIGNGPLKFVSRTPNQDIKLTRFDDYKGDDKVKFKNLDIKIYASQETAYQDLLSGRLDFMEALPPSAVSGGKYKNELGDRLVTGHLLGISTINIPYYVPGYNNLELRKAISMAIDRAQITKTVMNDTYVPADGYISQGIPGARPGVCQFCKFDPAAAKEAFRKSGFQGKLTIASNADGGRKEPLVAACNSIKNTLGVECDFVPATDFGQWRSIVTGHKLTGMGRSDWSADYPSIENFLNPIFKTGASSNDSTYSNPKVDALLAQADSTVDKDTAVKLYQQAEDLVAQDLPTIPVWDEKGTAAKSKNLKSAALDFRRMPDYPSIEVMKK; encoded by the coding sequence ATGCGTCTTTCGCGCAGGCTCTGGGGACCCACGGTGGTGATGACCTCGCTGGCGCTCGCGCTCACCGCGTGCGGCGGTGGCTCGGGCAGCTCCACGGGCGCCGGCGAGACGGACCCCGACGGCACGGTCAGCGTCTACGGCACCGAACCGCAGAACGCGCTGGTCCCGACCAACATCAACGACCTCGGTGGAACCAAGGCGATTCAGCCGATGTTCGCCACGCTGGTCGGGTTCAACGGCGCCGACGCCAAGCCCTCCAACCTGATGGCGGAGTCGATCACCACGACCGACTCCAAGGTCTTCGACATCAAGATCAAGCAGGGCTGGAAGTTCCACGACGGCACCGAGGTGAAGGCGCACAACTTCATCGACGCCTGGAACTACGGCGCCTACGCGCCGAACGGCCAGCTCAACACCGACTTCTTCTCGAACATCCAGGGCTACTCCGACGTGCACCCCGCGGACGAGAACGCCAAGCCGGCCACCGACAAGATGTCCGGGCTCGTCCAGAAGAACGACTACGAGTTCCAGGTGACGCTGACCGCGCCCTTCTCGGTCTTCGACATCAAGATCGGCTACCAGGCCTTCGCGCCGCTGCCCGACTCGTTCTTCAAGGACCCCAAGGCCTTCGAGCAGCACCCGATCGGCAACGGGCCGCTCAAGTTCGTCTCGCGGACGCCGAACCAGGACATCAAGCTCACCCGCTTCGACGACTACAAGGGTGACGACAAGGTCAAGTTCAAGAACCTCGACATCAAGATCTACGCCAGCCAGGAGACCGCCTACCAGGACCTGCTGAGCGGGCGGCTCGACTTCATGGAGGCGCTGCCGCCGTCGGCGGTCTCGGGTGGCAAGTACAAGAACGAGCTCGGCGACCGGCTGGTGACCGGCCACCTGCTCGGGATCAGCACCATCAACATCCCGTACTACGTGCCCGGCTACAACAACCTCGAGCTGCGCAAGGCCATCTCGATGGCGATCGACCGCGCGCAGATCACCAAGACCGTCATGAACGACACCTACGTGCCGGCGGACGGCTACATCTCCCAGGGCATCCCGGGCGCGCGGCCCGGCGTCTGCCAGTTCTGCAAGTTCGACCCGGCCGCCGCGAAGGAGGCCTTCCGGAAGTCGGGCTTCCAGGGCAAGCTGACCATCGCGTCCAACGCGGACGGTGGCCGCAAGGAACCGCTGGTCGCGGCGTGCAACAGCATCAAGAACACGCTCGGCGTCGAGTGCGACTTCGTGCCCGCCACCGACTTCGGCCAGTGGCGCAGCATCGTGACCGGCCACAAGCTCACCGGCATGGGCCGGTCGGACTGGTCGGCGGACTACCCGTCCATCGAGAACTTCCTCAACCCGATCTTCAAGACCGGCGCGTCCTCGAACGACTCGACGTACTCCAACCCGAAGGTCGACGCCCTGCTCGCCCAGGCGGACTCGACCGTCGACAAGGACACCGCGGTCAAGCTGTACCAGCAGGCCGAGGACCTGGTCGCGCAGGACCTGCCGACGATCCCGGTGTGGGACGAGAAGGGCACCGCGGCGAAGTCGAAGAACCTGAAGTCCGCGGCCCTGGACTTCCGGCGCATGCCGGACTACCCGTCCATCGAGGTCATGAAGAAGTAG
- a CDS encoding Ppx/GppA phosphatase family protein translates to MPRVAAIDCGTNSIRLLVAELTPRHDGTVDLRDLHREMRIVRLGQGVDATGELAPEALERTRAALADYTIAARRKGVEKVRMVATSATRDAKNRDDFFRMTRETLGVEAEVISGDEEARLSFTGAVGEQDPDDGPFVVVDVGGGSTELVLGTWDGRQAEVIAAKSVDIGCVRITERALKSDPPTAEEIAAARDLAGKVLTDAFDVVDVARARTWVGVAGTVTTLSAIALGLPEYDSDRVHLSKLAPADIDRLATDLLQSDHATRAANPVIHPGRVDVIGGGAVVVQTLAEQLAARGGPTELVVSEHDILDGIALSLA, encoded by the coding sequence ATGCCTCGTGTTGCCGCGATCGACTGTGGGACCAACTCCATCCGCCTGCTCGTCGCCGAGCTGACACCGCGCCACGACGGCACGGTCGACCTGCGCGACCTGCACCGCGAGATGCGGATCGTCCGGCTCGGCCAGGGCGTCGACGCCACCGGTGAGCTGGCCCCCGAGGCGCTCGAACGCACCCGCGCCGCGCTCGCCGACTACACGATCGCCGCGCGGCGCAAGGGCGTGGAGAAGGTGCGGATGGTCGCCACGTCCGCGACCCGCGACGCGAAGAACCGCGACGACTTCTTCCGCATGACGCGCGAGACCCTGGGTGTCGAGGCCGAGGTGATCAGCGGCGACGAGGAGGCGCGGCTGTCGTTCACCGGCGCGGTGGGCGAGCAGGACCCCGACGACGGCCCGTTCGTGGTGGTCGACGTCGGCGGCGGCTCGACGGAGCTGGTCCTCGGCACCTGGGACGGCCGGCAGGCGGAGGTGATCGCGGCGAAGTCCGTCGACATCGGCTGCGTCCGGATCACCGAGCGCGCGCTCAAGAGCGACCCGCCGACGGCCGAGGAGATCGCCGCCGCCCGCGACCTGGCCGGCAAGGTGCTGACGGACGCGTTCGACGTGGTCGACGTGGCCCGCGCGCGGACGTGGGTGGGCGTGGCCGGCACGGTGACGACGCTCTCGGCGATCGCGCTGGGACTGCCGGAGTACGACAGCGACCGCGTCCACCTGTCCAAACTGGCCCCGGCGGACATCGACCGCCTCGCGACGGACCTCCTGCAGAGCGACCACGCGACCCGCGCGGCCAACCCGGTGATCCACCCGGGCCGGGTCGACGTCATCGGCGGCGGCGCGGTGGTGGTCCAGACCCTCGCCGAGCAGCTCGCGGCCCGCGGCGGCCCGACCGAGCTGGTGGTCAGCGAGCACGACATCCTCGACGGCATCGCCCTTTCCCTCGCCTGA
- a CDS encoding lytic transglycosylase domain-containing protein yields the protein MRVRRLPTAVGSYARRFGIRHRTAYPLITGILAVVPALVAGGGTLGWLGGGGEHTRDATLGQGYDPGNAAIQQIAVDGTLPGAPTPMPLPAYELPDGPLGIPATALKAYQNAADILGREQPACHIDWALIASIGRIESNHARGGYVDAAGTTREPILGPQLNGQGNFAAIPDTDGGLLDTDPVWDRAVGPTQFIPGTWKGYASDGNGDGKSDPNNIFDAALATGRYLCSGGFDLAKPDQLRGAIYRYNNSDTYVNTVILWADAYRNGIMQVPDSTVPIGAPNAALAPAPPSVPPPPVPPTTVTTPPPSTSTAPTTSAPPSCTKPPTTTPTTTTVISTTTTPPPTTTETGEPSTSSPPKPTPPEPTCGQVITSVTTTTTTTTVGTATPAS from the coding sequence ATGCGTGTGCGGCGGCTGCCAACCGCAGTCGGGAGCTACGCGCGAAGATTCGGGATCCGCCACCGCACCGCGTACCCGCTGATCACCGGCATCCTGGCCGTCGTCCCGGCGCTGGTCGCCGGCGGCGGCACCCTCGGCTGGCTCGGCGGCGGCGGTGAGCACACCCGTGACGCCACGCTCGGCCAGGGCTACGACCCCGGGAACGCCGCCATCCAGCAGATCGCCGTCGACGGCACCCTGCCCGGCGCGCCCACCCCGATGCCGCTGCCGGCCTACGAGCTGCCCGACGGCCCGCTCGGCATCCCGGCCACCGCGCTCAAGGCGTACCAGAACGCCGCCGACATCCTCGGCCGCGAGCAGCCCGCGTGCCACATCGACTGGGCGCTGATCGCCAGCATCGGCCGGATCGAGTCCAACCACGCGCGCGGCGGGTACGTCGACGCGGCCGGGACCACGCGCGAGCCGATCCTCGGCCCGCAGCTCAACGGCCAGGGCAACTTCGCCGCGATCCCGGACACCGACGGCGGCCTGCTCGACACCGACCCGGTGTGGGACCGGGCGGTCGGCCCGACCCAGTTCATCCCGGGGACGTGGAAGGGCTACGCGTCCGACGGCAACGGCGACGGCAAGTCCGACCCGAACAACATCTTCGACGCGGCCCTGGCGACCGGCCGGTACCTGTGCTCCGGCGGGTTCGACCTGGCGAAGCCGGACCAGCTGCGCGGGGCGATCTACCGGTACAACAACTCCGACACGTACGTGAACACGGTGATCCTGTGGGCGGACGCCTACCGCAACGGGATCATGCAGGTGCCGGACAGCACGGTGCCGATCGGCGCGCCGAACGCGGCGCTCGCCCCGGCCCCGCCGTCCGTGCCGCCGCCACCGGTGCCGCCGACGACGGTCACCACCCCGCCGCCGTCCACGAGCACGGCACCGACCACGTCCGCACCGCCGTCGTGCACGAAGCCGCCGACGACGACACCCACCACGACCACGGTCATCAGCACGACGACCACCCCGCCGCCGACGACGACGGAGACCGGAGAGCCCAGCACGAGCTCGCCGCCGAAGCCCACTCCGCCGGAGCCCACCTGCGGGCAGGTGATCACTTCGGTCACGACCACCACCACGACCACGACCGTGGGGACGGCGACACCCGCCAGCTAG
- a CDS encoding DUF501 domain-containing protein yields MNSTQQHRFEPVTDADREIIAEQLGRPPRALRAIAARCPSGHPSVVQTSPRLENGTPFPTLYYLTCPKLNSMIGTIEASGIMKEMTERLTTDPELAAQYQRTHEGYLAERDAIEPLGHQVTAGGMPGRVKCLHVHVAHSLAVGPGVNPFGDETLALLKANGWPSGDCAA; encoded by the coding sequence GTGAACAGCACGCAGCAGCACCGGTTCGAGCCCGTCACCGACGCCGACCGCGAGATCATCGCGGAGCAGCTCGGACGGCCGCCGCGAGCGCTGCGCGCCATCGCCGCGCGGTGCCCGAGCGGCCACCCGTCCGTGGTGCAGACCAGCCCGCGGCTGGAGAACGGCACGCCGTTCCCGACGCTCTACTACCTGACGTGCCCGAAGCTGAACTCGATGATCGGCACCATCGAGGCGTCCGGGATCATGAAGGAGATGACCGAGCGGCTCACCACCGATCCCGAGCTCGCGGCGCAGTACCAGCGCACGCACGAGGGGTACCTCGCCGAGCGGGACGCCATCGAGCCGCTCGGCCACCAGGTCACCGCGGGCGGGATGCCCGGCCGGGTCAAGTGCCTCCACGTGCACGTCGCGCACTCGCTGGCCGTCGGCCCGGGCGTGAATCCGTTCGGTGACGAGACGCTCGCCCTGCTTAAGGCCAACGGGTGGCCCTCCGGAGACTGCGCCGCGTAA
- a CDS encoding FtsB family cell division protein: MSTTRRAAVVAIVVCALAFTIAVPLRTYLSQRTEVREQQAQQAQLQQEVAQLQGRKAELSDPAQIEAEARRRLRYVKPGETPYIVQLPEDKAPDAAPPAGQQQAAGSSWYENLWNQVSGG; the protein is encoded by the coding sequence ATGTCCACCACCCGCCGCGCGGCGGTGGTGGCGATCGTGGTGTGCGCGCTGGCGTTCACCATCGCCGTGCCCCTGCGCACGTACCTCTCCCAGCGGACCGAGGTCCGCGAACAGCAGGCCCAGCAGGCCCAGCTGCAGCAGGAGGTCGCTCAGCTCCAGGGCCGCAAGGCGGAGCTGAGCGACCCCGCGCAGATCGAGGCCGAGGCCCGGCGGCGGCTGCGGTACGTCAAGCCGGGCGAGACGCCGTACATCGTGCAGCTGCCGGAAGACAAGGCCCCCGACGCGGCCCCGCCTGCCGGACAGCAGCAGGCCGCGGGCAGCTCGTGGTACGAGAACCTGTGGAACCAGGTCTCGGGCGGCTGA
- the eno gene encoding phosphopyruvate hydratase, with protein sequence MALIEQVGAREILDSRGNPTVEVEVALDDGTLARAAVPSGASTGEHEAVELRDGDTGRYNGKGVERAVAAVLDEIGPEMVGIEAVDQRIVDQKLVDLDGTPAKSRLGANAILGVSLAVAKAAAESAELELFRYLGGPNAHVLPVPMLNILNGGSHADSNVDVQEFMIAPIGAETFREALRWGTEVYHSLKSVLKGRGLATGLGDEGGFAPNLGNNREALDLIVQAIEKAGYTPGRDVALALDVAATEFFADGAYTFEGTKRSAEQMSAYYGELLANYPLVSIEDPLSEDDWDGWVTLTADVGDKVQIVGDDLFVTNPDRLEEGITRRAANALLVKVNQIGTLSETLDAISLATSFGYKSMMSHRSGETEDTFIADLAVATGVGQIKTGAPARGERIAKYNQLLRIEETLGDAARYAGELAFPRFSAEA encoded by the coding sequence GTGGCTCTCATCGAGCAGGTAGGCGCGCGCGAGATTCTGGACTCTCGCGGCAACCCGACGGTCGAGGTGGAGGTGGCTCTCGACGACGGCACCCTGGCGCGGGCCGCGGTCCCGTCGGGAGCGTCGACCGGTGAGCACGAGGCGGTCGAGCTGCGTGACGGCGACACCGGCCGCTACAACGGCAAGGGCGTCGAGCGCGCGGTCGCCGCGGTCCTCGACGAGATCGGCCCGGAGATGGTCGGCATCGAGGCCGTCGACCAGCGGATCGTCGACCAGAAGCTGGTCGACCTCGACGGCACGCCGGCGAAGTCCCGCCTCGGCGCGAACGCCATCCTCGGCGTCTCGCTGGCCGTCGCGAAGGCCGCGGCCGAGTCGGCCGAGCTGGAGCTCTTCCGCTACCTGGGCGGGCCGAACGCGCACGTGCTGCCGGTGCCGATGCTGAACATCCTCAACGGTGGTTCGCACGCCGACAGCAACGTCGACGTCCAGGAGTTCATGATCGCGCCGATCGGCGCGGAGACCTTCCGCGAGGCCCTGCGCTGGGGCACCGAGGTCTACCACTCGCTGAAGTCGGTGCTGAAGGGCCGCGGCCTGGCCACCGGCCTCGGCGACGAGGGCGGCTTCGCGCCGAACCTCGGCAACAACCGCGAGGCGCTCGACCTGATCGTCCAGGCGATCGAGAAGGCCGGCTACACCCCGGGCCGCGACGTCGCGCTGGCCCTCGACGTCGCCGCGACGGAGTTCTTCGCCGACGGTGCGTACACCTTCGAAGGCACCAAGCGCAGCGCCGAGCAGATGTCCGCCTACTACGGCGAGCTGCTGGCGAACTACCCGCTGGTGTCGATCGAGGACCCGCTGAGCGAGGACGACTGGGACGGCTGGGTCACCCTGACCGCGGACGTCGGCGACAAGGTCCAGATCGTCGGCGACGACCTGTTCGTCACCAACCCGGACCGCCTGGAGGAGGGCATCACCCGCCGCGCCGCCAACGCGCTGCTGGTGAAGGTCAACCAGATCGGCACCCTGTCCGAGACGCTCGACGCGATCTCGCTGGCCACGTCGTTCGGCTACAAGTCGATGATGAGCCACCGCTCGGGCGAGACCGAGGACACGTTCATCGCGGACCTGGCGGTCGCCACCGGCGTCGGCCAGATCAAGACCGGTGCGCCGGCCCGCGGCGAGCGGATCGCCAAGTACAACCAGCTGCTGCGCATCGAGGAGACCCTCGGTGACGCCGCCCGGTACGCCGGCGAGCTGGCCTTCCCGCGGTTCAGCGCCGAGGCCTGA
- a CDS encoding VOC family protein encodes MSSGYRGLAPYLYYSDATAALAWLTRVFGFTEEVRFCDAAGEVFQATLRAGDARIQLAGVGADYWQAKGVDGPVGQLNIVYVDDVDETYARVEAALGDECELEPPQDQPYGARVFTVADLGGNSWTFWQQTSETVELPPGWQEVREGGESSNG; translated from the coding sequence ATGAGCAGCGGGTACCGGGGCCTGGCGCCCTACCTCTACTACTCCGACGCCACGGCGGCGCTCGCCTGGCTGACCAGGGTCTTCGGCTTCACCGAAGAGGTCCGGTTCTGCGACGCGGCGGGCGAGGTCTTCCAGGCGACGTTGCGGGCGGGCGACGCCCGGATCCAGCTCGCCGGCGTCGGGGCGGACTACTGGCAGGCCAAGGGCGTCGACGGGCCGGTCGGCCAGCTCAACATCGTGTACGTCGACGACGTGGACGAAACGTACGCCCGCGTCGAGGCCGCCCTGGGCGACGAGTGCGAGCTGGAGCCGCCACAGGACCAGCCCTACGGCGCGCGGGTGTTCACCGTCGCCGATCTCGGGGGCAACAGCTGGACCTTCTGGCAGCAGACGTCGGAGACCGTCGAACTGCCGCCGGGCTGGCAGGAGGTACGCGAGGGCGGTGAGTCCTCCAACGGGTGA